A single genomic interval of Primulina huaijiensis isolate GDHJ02 chromosome 7, ASM1229523v2, whole genome shotgun sequence harbors:
- the LOC140980882 gene encoding uncharacterized protein produces MRALSINRGIKNQLYMRCFFLCDVCNRFSFSSDGSSYDGKSSVSLVDKESERPANEQKYSFSLNAAEGQNIRKHEAVRQVVEKVCGILESGSWGPALEKALSSFDDKPQVDVVIGVLRRMKDVELAVNYFRWVERMTNQVNFPEAYYSLLMVMARCKKFDRIEHVLEEMSLAGFGPSYETSVELVSSCVKAQKLKEACNIIQSMRKFKFRPAFSAYTTVIGALAAGHKPDYPDLMIALFHQMQELGYEVSVHLFTTLVRVFARDCRVDAALSLLDEMKSNSFDADIVLYNVCIDCFGKVGKVDMAWKFFHEIKFHGLMPDEVSYTSMIGVLCKANRLDEAVELFEQMELNRKVPCAYAYNTMIMGYGSAGRFDEAFGLLERQRLKGSIPCVIAYNSLLTCLGKKGKVDKALEIFDDMKKDAMPNLSTYNILVDMLCKAGKVDTALEIQNEMKATGLVPNIMTVNIMIDRLCKANKLDEACSIFEGMDHKFCTPNKVTFCSLIDGLGKSGRIDDAYRLYEQMLDSDQMPDAIVYTSLIRNFFRSGRKEDGHKIYKEMVRRGVSPDLTLLNNYMDCVFKAGETEKGRALFEEIKAQFTPDARSYSILIHGLIKAGFARETYELFYSMKEKGCVLDTLAYNTIINGFCKSGKVNKGYQLLEEMKAKGHQPTVVTYGSVIDGLAKIDRLDEAYMLFEEAKSIGVELNVVVYSSLVDGFGKVGRIDEAYLIIEEMMQRDLMPNVQTWNCLLDALVKAEEIDEALVCWNSMKDLNATPNIVTYSILINGLCRVRKFNKAFVFWQEMQKQGLKPNIITYLTMISGLAKAGNIMEADKLFERFKANGGIPDSACYNTMIEGLSVSNRATEAYQLFEETRLKGCKIYTKTCVILLDALHKAECLEQAAIVGAVLRETAKSQHAFRTL; encoded by the exons ATGAGGGCCCTTTCAATTAATAGAG GGATAAAAAATCAGCTTTACATGAGATGTTTCTTCCTCTGTGACGTTTGTAATAGATTTTCATTTTCAAGTGATGGATCCTCTTATGATGGAAAAAGCTCTGTTTCTCTTGTTGATAAGGAAAGTGAAAGACCTGCCAACGAGCAAAAGTATAGTTTTTCTCTGAATGCTGCAGAAGGTCAAAACATTAGAAAACACGAAGCTGTGAGACAAGTGGTTGAGAAGGTGTGTGGAATTCTAGAAAGTGGATCTTGGGGACCGGCCCTAGAGAAAGCTCTATCGTCTTTTGATGATAAACCTCAAGTGGATGTGGTGATTGGAGTGTTGAGGAGAATGAAGGATGTTGAGTTAGCTGTTAATTATTTTCGGTGGGTCGAGAGAATGACCAATCAAGTGAATTTTCCCGAAGCTTATTATTCACTTCTCATGGTAATGGCTAGAtgtaagaaatttgataggatTGAACATGTTTTGGAGGAGATGAGTCTTGCTGGATTTGGTCCATCGTATGAAACAAGTGTGGAGTTAGTTTCCAGCTGTGTGAAAGCGCAGAAATTGAAAGAGGCATGCAATATTATCCAATCTATGAGGAAATTTAAATTCCGCCCAGCATTTTCTGCTTACACAACTGTTATAGGTGCTTTGGCTGCAGGTCATAAGCCTGATTACCCAGATCTCATGATTGCGCTCTTTCATCAAATGCAGGAATTAGGATATGAAGTTAGTGTGCATTTGTTTACAACTTTGGTTCGTGTATTTGCTCGGGATTGCCGGGTTGATGCTGCTCTTTCCTTGCTAGATGAGATGAAGAGCAATTCATTTGATGCAGACATCGTTCTCTACAATGTGTGTATAGACTGCTTTGGCAAGGTTGGTAAGGTTGATATGGCATGGAAGTTCTTTCATGAGATTAAATTCCATGGTCTCATGCCTGATGAAGTATCGTATACCAGCATGATAGGAGTCCTCTGCAAGGCTAATAGATTGGATGAAGCAGTTGAGTTGTTTGAGCAGATGGAACTGAACAGGAAAGTTCCTTGTGCATATGCTTATAACACCATGATCATGGGTTATGGGTCTGCTGGGAGGTTTGATGAAGCATTTGGTTTGCTGGAGAGGCAGAGACTGAAGGGCTCCATTCCATGTGTGATTGCATACAACAGTCTTCTTACTTGCCTTGGGAAGAAGGGAAAAGTAGACAAGGCCTTGGAAATTTTTGATGACATGAAGAAAGATGCCATGCCCAATCTCTCTACCTATAATATTCTTGTAGACATGCTTTGCAAGGCCGGAAAAGTTGACACAGCTTTAGAAATTCAAAATGAGATGAAGGCAACAGGCTTGGTTCCAAATATAATGACTGTTAACATTATGATTGACAGGTTGTGTAAGGCTAATAAACTCGATGAGGCTTGCTCGATATTTGAAGGCATGGATCATAAATTTTGTACCCCGAACAAAGTCACATTTTGTTCATTGATAGACGGCTTGGGAAAGTCTGGCAGAATAGATGATGCCTATAGATTGTATGAGCAGATGCTAGATTCTGATCAGATGCCAGATGCAATTGTATACACGTCCCTAATCCGAAACTTTTTTAGGTCTGGAAGAAAAGAAGATGGACACAAAATTTACAAGGAAATGGTTCGGAGAGGGGTTTCTCCGGATCTTACACTCCTTAATAACTACATGGATTGTGTTTTCAAAGCTGGTGAAACTGAAAAGGGAAGGGCTCTATTTGAGGAGATTAAAGCTCAGTTTACACCTGATGCGCGGAGCTATTCAATACTAATTCATGGTCTCATAAAGGCGGGCTTTGCTCGTGAGACATatgaactattttactcaatgaAGGAAAAGGGATGTGTGCTAGATACACTCGCTTACAACACTATTATCAATGGATTTTGCAAATCAGGAAAGGTGAATAAAGGTTACCAACTTTTGGAAGAAATGAAAGCTAAAGGCCACCAACCAACTGTAGTTACTTATGGTTCTGTCATTGATGGGCTTGCTAAGATTGACCGGCTAGATGAAGCCTACATGCTCTTTGAAGAAGCAAAATCAATTGGTGTTGAGTTAAATGTAGTGGTGTACAGCAGTCTTGTAGATGGGTTTGGAAAGGTGGGTAGAATTGACGAAGCATATCTCATAATAGAAGAAATGATGCAAAGAGATTTAATGCCAAATGTTCAAACGTGGAATTGCTTACTTGATGCTCTTGTTAAGGCAGAGGAAATAGATGAAGCTCTTGTTTGCTGGAACTCAATGAAAGACTTGAATGCGACACCTAATATTGTAACCTATAGCATCCTTATAAATGGTCTCTGTAGGGTTCGAAAATTCAACAAGGCTTTTGTCTTTTGGCAGGAAATGCAGAAGCAAGGGTTGAAACCCAATATAATCACCTATCTCACCATGATATCCGGGCTTGCCAAGGCTGGGAATATCATGGAAGCTGATAAActctttgaaaggttcaaagcaAATGGAGGCATACCTGATTCTGCCTGCTATAATACAATGATAGAAGGTTTAAGTGTATCGAATAGGGCGACAGAAGCATATCAGCTATTTGAAGAAACTAGGTTGAAGGGTTGTAAAATTTATACCAAAACATGTGTGATTCTTTTGGACGCTTTGCATAAAGCTGAATGTCTTGAACAGGCGGCAATTGTGGGTGCTGTGTTGCGAGAAACAGCCAAGTCGCAGCATGCTTTCAGAACCTTGTAA
- the LOC140981281 gene encoding uncharacterized protein, producing MALRSLDNKLPITQERPKKQAKVSEQIHKEKKQQHPEFGVNNENQHPSSLPTSTDVSVDYIPSDNLQAFQDPEVKIQSLLGGFESKDWLKVCESLNDVRRLALFHSILLLPILENVVLVMVKAIKNPRSALCKTSIMASSDMFKAFGEKLLESTTPDSFNNLLLQLLLKASQDKKFVCEEADKGLKTMVEFIPPLSLLHKLDTYVGHSNLKVRAKAAISISSCVSKMDLQSMKEYGLVALIQTAANLLNDKLPEAREAARSIVTSLFEAFTENEEEKQEKWQSFCQSNLPPIHAQALVKHVSS from the exons ATGGCGCTAAGGTCTCTTGATAATAAGCTTCCAATCACACAAGAAAGACCCAAAAAACAAGCGAAAGTCTCAGAGCAGATTCACAAGGAGAAGAAGCAGCAGCATCCTGAATTTGGCGTGAATAACGAAAACCAACACCCTTCATCGCTGCCGACTTCTACCGACGTTTCCGTGGATTATATTCCTTCTGATAATCTTCAAGCGTTTCAAGACCCAGAAGTGAAGATCCAG AGTCTACTTGGAGGGTTCGAGTCAAAAGACTGGTTGAAGGTTTGTGAGTCACTGAATGATGTTAGGCGGTTGGCACTCTTTCACTCCATCCTATTGCTGCCAATTTT GGAAAATGTGGTTTTAGTAATGGTGAAAGCAATAAAGAATCCAAGAAGTGCATTGTGCAAGACCTCAATCATGGCTTCCTCTGATATGTTCAAGGCTTTTGGTGAAAAGTTACTTGAATCCACCACTCCTGATTCCTTCAACAACTTG TTGCTGCAGCTACTTCTGAAAGCCTCTCAAGATAAGAAATTTGTATGCGAGGAAGCAGACAAGGGATTGAAGACAATGGTGGAGTTCATCCCCCCTCTTTCTCTTCTCCATAAGCTTGACACATATGTGGGGCACTCGAACCTCAAAGTTCGAGCAAAAGCAGCAATTTCGATCTCCAGTTGTGTCTCTAAGATG GATCTCCAAAGTATGAAAGAATATGGCCTGGTTGCGTTGATTCAAACCGCAGCAAATTTGCTAAATGATAAGCTCCCAGAAGCAAGGGAGGCAGCTAGAAGTATTGTAACTTCATTGTTTGAAGCATTTACAGAGAATGAAGAAGAGAAGCAGGAGAAATGGCAAAGCTTTTGCCAGTCTAATCTGCCACCTATTCATGCACAAGCTTTGGTTAAACATGTTTCATCTTAA
- the LOC140980267 gene encoding GTP-binding protein At2g22870 — protein MLKLRPLRFHTHFSLLFNLPSSHLHRKFSFSLSFSSSTSRAPNPSHAAAKAFSRAEPSESSRFVQKVLFVPPGMRPDEVTDDMVLPGSNIVIGPYAGDAKVKEVDFVKSSNRAKDCPKDDRPEFAMLGRSNVGKSSLINFLVRKKDVALTSKKPGKTQLINHFLINKSWYIVDLPGYGFANAPESARMDWSSFTKGYFLNRETLVSVLLLVDASVPPQKIDLDCANWLGRNNIPMTFVFTKCDKIKGGKGRKPDENIRDFQELIRENYRLHPPWIMTSSITGLGRDELLLHMSQLRNYWDNE, from the exons ATGCTGAAGCTAAGGCCTCTACGGTTCCACACCCATTtctccttgctcttcaatctcCCATCTTCTCACCTCCATCGAAAGTTTTCCTTTTCTCTCTCGTTTAGCAGCTCCACATCACGAGCACCAAACCCCAGTCATGCCGCCGCGAAGGCCTTTAGTCGGGCGGAGCCCTCCGAATCATCCCGGTTCGTGCAGAAAGTACTGTTCGTGCCGCCGGGAATGAGACCGGATGAAGTTACCGACGACATGGTCCTACCTGGGTCGAATATTGTGATTGGACCCTATGCTGGCGATGCGAAGGTTAAGGAGGTGGATTTTGTTAAGAGCAGCAACCGGGCCAAGGATTGTCCCAAAGATGACCGACCCGAATTCGCCATGTTGGGTCGATCTAATGTTGGCAAGTCATCACTTATCAACTTTTTGGTTCGGAAAAAAGATGTTGCTCTCACTTCTAAAAAACCAG GAAAGACTCAGTTGATTAATCATTTCTTGATTAATAAAAGTTGGTACATTGTGGATTTACCCGGTTATGG TTTTGCTAATGCCCCTGAATCTGCGAGAATGGATTGGTCCTCATTCACAAAAGGCTACTTTCTGAATCGAGAAACTTTGGTGTCTGTCCTACTTCTAGTTGATGCTAGTGTTCCACCCCAGAAAATCGACCTTGATTGTGCAAATTGGCTTGGCCGAAACAAC atCCCGATGACTTTTGTTTTCACCAAGTGTGACAAAATAAAAGGTGGTAAAGGGAGAAAGCCCGATGAGAACATAAGAGATTTTCAAGAACTGATTAGAGAAAATTATCGACTTCATCCTCCATGGATAATGACTAGCAGCATAACAGGATTGGGCAGAGACGAGCTTCTTTTGCACATGTCTCAGCTTAGGAACTATTGGGATAACGAGTAG